Genomic segment of Caldalkalibacillus thermarum:
AGCAGCTGCAGCTGCTTTCCCGTCTAAACCCTTCCTGTTTTGCTCTCTTCGCTTGCTAAAGCTTTCGGGTAAGGGGTGAGAACGGTTAGGATCTACCGCAGCAATCACTTCAATTTGTGTCTTTTTGCGAAACAAACCCAGAAGACCCTTTCTTTTCACCTTCTTGGTATCCAGAATCACCGCATCTTGACCCAAATCCTGTTTTATCTCCTGCATGGCTTCAGCCAGGGAATTGACAACATACTTTTTGATTCTCATCACACGTTCACCACTCCTACGCTTTGCACCTCGATATCGGCATCCAGTTCGTTATAAGATAGAACGGGTAAATCAGGCAGGTAACGAGCCAGCAAGCGACGCAAATGCATTCTGATCATCGGGGAGGTTAAAAGCACAGGTTCTGCCCCCACCTGCTGCACGCGCTTGACTTCTTCCAGCACGGCCTGATAGATTTGCTGGGTCGTTTCAGGATCCAGAGCCAGGTAAGGGCCTTGTTCTGTTTGCTGGATCGCATCGGCAATCCGTTTTTCTAAAGAAGCACCGGCAGTAATGACTTTCAACGACCCGTTATCTCCCGCATATTGATGGGTGATCTGTCTGGCCAGGCTTTGGCGGACATATTCCGTTAACAGATCAGGATCTTTGGTATGCGATGCATGGTCAGCCAAACTTTCCAAAATGAGGGGCAGATTGCGGATCGAAACCCGCTCTTGGAGCAAATTGCGCAATACTTTCTGCACATCCCCCACCGTCAAAAGATCTGGAATCAGCTCTTCTACTACAGCAGGGGCAGATTCCTTGACATGATCAAGCAATGTTTTCACTTCCTGGCGGCCCAGAAGCTCATGGGCATGACGCTTGATAACTTCAGTGAGATGGGTAGAGACAACAGAGGGAGGATCGACAACCGTATAACCCGCCATCTCTGCCCGCTCTTTCATCTCTTCAGTAATCCATAGAGCCGGCAAACCAAACGCTGGCTCCACCGTTTCAATCCCTTCTATTGATTCATCTTCAACACCGGGACTCATGGCCAGATAATGGTCAAGCAGCAACTCCCCTTGGGCCACCCGGTTGCCCCTGATTTTGATCACATATTCATTCGGTTTCAATTGAATGTTGTCCCTGATCCGGATCACGGGAACGATCATCCCCAACTCCAAAGCACATTGGCGGCGAATCATGACGACTCTGTCTAGGAGATCCCCCCCTTGATTGGCATCAGCTAAGGGAATCAGGCTGTAGCCAAATTCAAACTCAATAGGGTCAACCTCCAAAAGAGGCAGCACACTTTCCGGTCCTTTCACCTCTTCCAAAGCCTGCTCTTCCTCCTGCACGTCCTGCTGCTCTTGCTGCTCTTTAAGTGCTTGCTCCATCTTAAATCCGCCAAAGGAGATAAATCCGGCAATAGACAAAGTTAAAAAAGGGTTAATCGGGGTCAAAATTCCCAACAAAGCGATCGTGCCCCCGACCACATATAAGAGTTTGGGATAGGCGAAAACTTGCCGGGAGATATCCAGACTCAAATTTCCGTCAGAAGCAACTCTGGTGACCACAATGCCAGTTGCAGTAGAAAGCAGGAGGGCCGGAATCTGGCTGACCAGACCATCCCCGATTGAAAGCAGCGTGTAGGTGGAAGCCGCCTCGTTTAAAGGCATGCCCATCACCATCATGCCGATCAATAAACCGCCAAGAATGTTAATAATGGTAATCACAATGGCAGCGATGGCATCACCTTTGACAAATTTGGCTGCACCGTCCATGGCACCGTAAAAATCTGCCTCTTTCTCAATTTTCTCCCGCCGTTCTCTGGCTTGTTGTTCATTAATGAGGCCTGCATTCAAATCGGCATCAATGCTCATCTGTTTTCCCGGCATGGCGTCTAGAGTAAAGCGGGCCGCCACTTCAGCCACACGCTCGGAACCTTTCGTAATGACAATAAACTGAATAATCACCAGGATTAAAAAAACCAAGAACCCGACAATCACACTGCCGCCAACCACAAATTCACCAAAGGTTTGAATCACAGTGCCAGCATCGGCTCCGGTCAAAATCGCCCGGGTGGTAGACACATTCAAACCCAGCCGGAATAGGGTGGTTAACAATAACAGTGCTGGAAAGATGGAAAATTGGAGTGACTCATTGGTATTCATGGCCACCAGAAGAATCGTAAGTGCCAGAGAAATGTTAATGATGATCAGGATGTCCAACATCCAGGTGGGAAGAGGAATAACCATCATGACAATAATCATGATAACAGCGAATAAAATACTATAATCCCTAAGAATCACTAAAGATCCTCCTCCTTACACCTTGCCCTTTAAGCGGTACACATAGGCCAATACTTCGGCCACAGCCTGAAACAGGTGTTCCGGAATTTCTTCGCCGATCTCCACCTGTTCATACAACGCCCGGGCTAGCAGTTTGTTCTCAACAATCGTCACGTCATGTTCCTCGCCAATCTCTTTTATTTTTAAAGCCACAAGTCCTGTCCCCTTGGCCACCACTTGGGGAGCATCCATCTGGTCAGCATCATACTTCAGGGCTACGGCATAGTGGGTCGGGTTGGTGAGAATCACATCGGCCAATGGCACTTGTTGCATCATCCGTCTTGCGGCCATCTGCCGCTGTCGCTCCCTGATCTTGGACCTGATCAACGGATCCCCTTCCATCCGCTTGTGTTCATCCTTTACTTCTTGTTTGGACATGCGGATATTTTTCTCAAACTCATATTTTTGGTATAGATAATCGAGCAGGGACAAAAAGAGCAGAATCAGCGCAACACTAAGTCCGATCTGAAACGTGTATCTGCCTAAAAGCGCTATTGTACTGCCCAGACTGGCTTGAGATAACTGAAAGATCTCTTCCCGGCGGTGCATGAGCAGGGTAAAGACCACCGTTCCAATCAAAGTTATTTTGATCAGTGATTTTAACAACTCCACCAGGGCCCGGGTGGAAAAGATCCGCTTAAATCCCTTCAGCGGATTGATGCGCTCCAGCTTCATCTGCAGGGGATCGGTGGAAAAAAGAAAACCCACCTGAATGTAATTGCCCAAGAGCCCGGCTGCCAGGGCAGCCAGCATAACCGGCGCAGCGAGCTTGGCTGCCTCCAGCGACAATTCCCGAAAGATGATGGGTACCATCTGGGATGTGACCTCCTGGTGGATATACTGGGTTAAACTTTTGACATACAAGGTTTTGAAACGGGTCACGATCCAGTCCCCGGTAAAATAGAGCACGATGAAAACAAACAGCAAAATGAGGGCGGTCGGCACCTCTGAGCTTTTGGCTACTTGCCCCTTTCGCCGTACCTCTTCCCTTTTCCTGGGCGTCGCTTTTTCTGTTTTTTCCTGTGCGTCCTCTGCAAAAAATTGTAAAGGTAGTATGTACTTGTCCATATGGCGATCACCCCAGTAAACGCAACAGCTGGCCCATTGTGTCCACCATCTCCCCAACCAGTCTATGCAAAATGAAGAAAAACCCAGGCAGCGTGATCAAAATCAAGACAAAACCACTCAAAATCTTTAACGGCAAGCCGACCACAAACACATTAATCTGGGGAACGGTGCGGGCCAGAATGCCGAGCGATACGTCAACAAGAAATAAAGCACCTACAATGGGGATGGCGATCTGCAGGGCAACAAGAAACATTTGCACAAAGACGTGCGTGACAAACTGAGCCACACCAGCCGAGCCAATGGGTACAAAATAGTGGTCAACGGGCACCAGCTGATAACTGCGAAGCACCCCTTCGATCAGCAAATGATGAGCATCAACTGATAATAAAAACAGCAGAGTTAAAAAGTACTTCAGATTCCCAATAATCGGGATTTGGGCCCCTGTTTGTGGATCAACCAGATTGGCAATAAGAAAACCCATCTGAAAGTCGATAAACGCCCCCGCCACCTGAACGGTATAGATCACCAGTGCTGCAACAAAGCCCAAGGAAAGGCCGACCAGTGTTTCTTTAACCACATAAACCAGAAATCCAAC
This window contains:
- the flhA gene encoding flagellar biosynthesis protein FlhA: MILRDYSILFAVIMIIVMMVIPLPTWMLDILIIINISLALTILLVAMNTNESLQFSIFPALLLLTTLFRLGLNVSTTRAILTGADAGTVIQTFGEFVVGGSVIVGFLVFLILVIIQFIVITKGSERVAEVAARFTLDAMPGKQMSIDADLNAGLINEQQARERREKIEKEADFYGAMDGAAKFVKGDAIAAIVITIINILGGLLIGMMVMGMPLNEAASTYTLLSIGDGLVSQIPALLLSTATGIVVTRVASDGNLSLDISRQVFAYPKLLYVVGGTIALLGILTPINPFLTLSIAGFISFGGFKMEQALKEQQEQQDVQEEEQALEEVKGPESVLPLLEVDPIEFEFGYSLIPLADANQGGDLLDRVVMIRRQCALELGMIVPVIRIRDNIQLKPNEYVIKIRGNRVAQGELLLDHYLAMSPGVEDESIEGIETVEPAFGLPALWITEEMKERAEMAGYTVVDPPSVVSTHLTEVIKRHAHELLGRQEVKTLLDHVKESAPAVVEELIPDLLTVGDVQKVLRNLLQERVSIRNLPLILESLADHASHTKDPDLLTEYVRQSLARQITHQYAGDNGSLKVITAGASLEKRIADAIQQTEQGPYLALDPETTQQIYQAVLEEVKRVQQVGAEPVLLTSPMIRMHLRRLLARYLPDLPVLSYNELDADIEVQSVGVVNV
- the flhB gene encoding flagellar biosynthesis protein FlhB, which produces MDKYILPLQFFAEDAQEKTEKATPRKREEVRRKGQVAKSSEVPTALILLFVFIVLYFTGDWIVTRFKTLYVKSLTQYIHQEVTSQMVPIIFRELSLEAAKLAAPVMLAALAAGLLGNYIQVGFLFSTDPLQMKLERINPLKGFKRIFSTRALVELLKSLIKITLIGTVVFTLLMHRREEIFQLSQASLGSTIALLGRYTFQIGLSVALILLFLSLLDYLYQKYEFEKNIRMSKQEVKDEHKRMEGDPLIRSKIRERQRQMAARRMMQQVPLADVILTNPTHYAVALKYDADQMDAPQVVAKGTGLVALKIKEIGEEHDVTIVENKLLARALYEQVEIGEEIPEHLFQAVAEVLAYVYRLKGKV
- the fliR gene encoding flagellar biosynthetic protein FliR, with amino-acid sequence MLIEWLNDLPAFLLILVRLTAFFVTAPLFSLQGVPHVFKIGLACFLALVSVAVIEVEHPLPLDVGFLVYVVKETLVGLSLGFVAALVIYTVQVAGAFIDFQMGFLIANLVDPQTGAQIPIIGNLKYFLTLLFLLSVDAHHLLIEGVLRSYQLVPVDHYFVPIGSAGVAQFVTHVFVQMFLVALQIAIPIVGALFLVDVSLGILARTVPQINVFVVGLPLKILSGFVLILITLPGFFFILHRLVGEMVDTMGQLLRLLG